A part of Acidimicrobiales bacterium genomic DNA contains:
- a CDS encoding phage holin family protein, with translation MALPSTASSLQEHLQELFDLLKAYARQELIDPLKGAGRYLGYGVAGSLCLGLGAILLLVSLLRVLQTETGDVFDGNWSWAPYFIVLALAGIVIAVALSRVNRKGSGL, from the coding sequence GTGGCCCTTCCCTCAACTGCATCGTCGCTCCAGGAGCACCTCCAGGAGCTGTTCGATCTCCTGAAGGCCTACGCGCGCCAGGAGCTGATCGACCCGCTCAAGGGCGCCGGGCGCTACCTGGGCTACGGGGTGGCCGGCTCGCTCTGCCTCGGCCTGGGAGCGATCCTCCTGCTGGTCTCGCTGCTCCGGGTGCTCCAGACCGAGACCGGCGACGTCTTCGACGGCAACTGGTCGTGGGCCCCGTACTTCATCGTGCTCGCGCTGGCCGGGATCGTGATCGCCGTCGCCCTGTCGCGCGTGAACCGCAAGGGGAGTGGTCTGTGA
- a CDS encoding ferredoxin, which yields MKVWIDQDLCTGDGLCEEIAPDVFTLLDDGLAYVKEGGKVFSDPGGAEGLAAIPDGQLDAVIEAAEECPGECIFIEAG from the coding sequence ATGAAGGTCTGGATCGATCAGGATCTCTGCACGGGCGACGGCCTCTGCGAGGAGATCGCCCCCGACGTGTTCACGCTCCTCGACGACGGCCTCGCCTACGTCAAGGAGGGTGGCAAGGTGTTCAGCGACCCGGGCGGCGCCGAGGGCCTGGCCGCCATCCCCGACGGCCAGCTGGACGCGGTGATCGAGGCCGCCGAGGAGTGCCCGGGCGAGTGCATCTTCATCGAGGCCGGCTGA
- a CDS encoding LON peptidase substrate-binding domain-containing protein, which translates to MTVLAMFPLGSVLFPTLFLPLHVFEPRYRRLVRDCLDGDREFGVVLIERGSEVGGGDVRFGVGTVARILEAAELDDGRWVLGTVGTRRIRVQRWLDDAPYPRAEVVDWPDPEPGPGLHDDHVRAVALLRRVLAHAAEMGEATAPATVELADDPVLGGYQAAALAPIGPADHQALLAAGSPEDRCRQLGALLVDAEEVLRIRLADASGGPEA; encoded by the coding sequence GTGACCGTCCTGGCGATGTTCCCGCTCGGCTCGGTGCTGTTCCCGACGCTGTTCCTGCCGCTGCACGTCTTCGAGCCCCGCTACCGGCGGCTGGTGCGCGACTGCCTCGACGGCGACCGGGAGTTCGGGGTGGTGCTCATCGAGCGGGGGAGCGAGGTGGGAGGCGGCGACGTGCGGTTCGGGGTCGGCACCGTGGCCCGCATCCTGGAGGCCGCCGAGCTCGACGACGGCCGGTGGGTCCTCGGCACCGTGGGGACCCGCCGGATCCGCGTGCAGCGCTGGCTGGACGACGCCCCCTACCCACGGGCCGAGGTCGTCGACTGGCCCGATCCCGAGCCGGGGCCCGGGCTGCACGACGACCACGTCCGGGCGGTCGCGCTGCTGCGCCGGGTGCTGGCGCACGCCGCCGAGATGGGCGAGGCGACCGCCCCGGCCACCGTCGAGCTGGCCGACGACCCGGTGCTGGGCGGCTACCAGGCGGCCGCGCTGGCGCCGATCGGTCCGGCCGACCACCAGGCGCTGCTGGCGGCCGGATCCCCCGAGGATCGCTGCCGGCAGCTCGGTGCGCTGCTGGTCGACGCCGAGGAGGTGCTGCGCATCCGCCTGGCCGACGCGTCGGGCGGCCCGGAGGCGTAG
- the prcB gene encoding proteasome subunit beta — MPMPLFHPADDPGPSFAALARRQGLDPFPPLAAGTGQLPITHGTTCVAVRYAHGVVMAGDRRATSGNLISHRTMEKVFPADRHSGVAIAGAAGPALEMVKLFQLQLEHYEKVEGQLLSLEGKANQLAQMVRSNLPAALQGLVVIPIFGGWDQRRQTGRIFQYDVTGGRYEDRDFTATGSGSLHAGTVLKLQYREDLSREEAIDACVRALFEAADEDSATGGPDPVRGIYPILATITDTGFERVDDDETAERFRALVERLRGTEPTGGIEP, encoded by the coding sequence ATGCCCATGCCCCTCTTCCACCCCGCTGACGACCCCGGTCCCAGCTTCGCCGCCCTGGCCCGGCGCCAGGGGCTCGATCCCTTCCCGCCGTTGGCGGCCGGCACGGGCCAGCTCCCGATCACCCACGGCACCACGTGCGTCGCCGTCCGGTACGCACACGGTGTGGTGATGGCAGGCGACCGGCGGGCCACGTCGGGCAACCTCATCAGCCATCGCACCATGGAGAAGGTGTTCCCCGCCGACCGCCACTCGGGGGTGGCCATCGCGGGTGCCGCCGGCCCGGCCCTCGAGATGGTGAAGCTGTTCCAGCTGCAGCTCGAGCACTACGAGAAGGTCGAGGGGCAGCTGCTGAGCCTGGAGGGCAAGGCCAACCAGCTGGCCCAGATGGTGCGCAGCAACCTGCCGGCGGCCCTGCAGGGCCTGGTCGTGATACCCATCTTCGGCGGATGGGACCAGCGGCGCCAGACCGGCCGCATCTTCCAGTACGACGTGACCGGGGGCCGCTACGAAGACCGCGACTTCACGGCCACCGGCTCGGGGAGCCTGCACGCCGGCACGGTGCTGAAGCTGCAGTACCGAGAGGACCTGAGCCGCGAGGAGGCCATCGACGCGTGCGTGCGGGCCCTCTTCGAGGCGGCCGACGAGGACTCCGCCACCGGCGGTCCCGACCCGGTGCGGGGCATCTACCCCATCCTGGCCACGATCACCGACACGGGCTTCGAGCGCGTCGACGACGACGAGACGGCCGAGCGGTTCCGAGCGCTCGTCGAGCGGCTCCGGGGCACCGAGCCCACGGGAGGCATCGAGCCATGA
- a CDS encoding proteasome accessory factor PafA2 codes for MAITKVCGIETEYGIVVRGAGESNPVAASSVLINSYVAERNRRVGWDFEDESPGRDARGYNPVDEVYAPEVETHLVNAVLTNGARYYVDHAHPELSTPECIDALQAVLYDRAAERILQRSMEAARAVLPAGAELVVYKNNSDGKGNSYGCHENYLMDRAVPFARIVQQITPHFVTRQLVCGAGKVGCEAPGLSSADVPFQLSQRADFFEEEVGLETTLKRPIVNTRDEPHCDAQKYRRLHVIVGDANLSEVATLLKVGTTALVLSMIEDDVLPGDLALARPVQAIRRVSYDLTLARPLELADGRHLTAIDLQWQLLEHASKYARDRGLESVGAEVGADVLRRWEAVLAALEADPMQLADQLDWVAKYQLLRAYADRHGLAWGDARLAAMDLQYHDLRPTRSLFARLPMQRLVAEEAAEAAMTEPPRETRAYFRGACLQKWGADIVAANWDSLVFDVGAEPLRRVPMMEPLRGTAAHVGTLIAECDTAAELLDRLAS; via the coding sequence GTGGCCATCACGAAGGTCTGCGGGATCGAGACCGAGTACGGCATCGTCGTGCGCGGCGCCGGCGAGTCGAACCCGGTGGCCGCGTCCTCGGTGCTGATCAACAGCTACGTCGCCGAGCGCAACCGCAGGGTGGGCTGGGACTTCGAGGACGAGTCGCCGGGCCGCGACGCCCGTGGCTACAACCCCGTCGACGAGGTGTACGCCCCGGAGGTGGAGACGCACCTCGTCAACGCCGTCCTCACCAACGGCGCCCGCTACTACGTCGACCACGCCCACCCCGAGCTCAGCACACCGGAGTGCATCGACGCCCTGCAGGCGGTGCTCTACGACCGGGCCGCCGAGCGGATCCTGCAGCGCTCCATGGAGGCCGCCCGGGCCGTGCTGCCCGCCGGCGCCGAGCTCGTCGTCTACAAGAACAACAGCGACGGCAAGGGCAACTCGTACGGGTGCCACGAGAACTACCTGATGGACCGGGCCGTGCCGTTCGCCCGGATCGTGCAGCAGATCACGCCCCACTTCGTCACCCGTCAGCTCGTGTGCGGCGCCGGGAAGGTCGGCTGCGAGGCCCCCGGCCTGTCGTCGGCCGACGTGCCCTTCCAGCTCTCCCAGCGGGCCGACTTCTTCGAGGAGGAGGTCGGCCTGGAGACCACCCTCAAGCGGCCCATCGTGAACACGCGCGACGAGCCGCACTGCGACGCCCAGAAGTACCGGCGCCTGCACGTGATCGTGGGCGACGCCAACCTCTCCGAGGTCGCGACGCTCCTGAAGGTCGGCACCACCGCGCTGGTGCTGTCGATGATCGAGGACGACGTCCTGCCCGGCGACCTGGCCCTGGCCCGGCCCGTCCAGGCCATCCGCCGGGTGTCGTACGACCTCACCCTGGCCAGGCCCCTCGAGCTGGCCGACGGCCGGCACCTGACCGCCATCGACCTGCAGTGGCAGCTGCTCGAGCACGCCTCCAAGTACGCCAGGGATCGAGGGCTCGAGAGCGTGGGCGCCGAGGTGGGGGCCGACGTGCTGCGCCGCTGGGAGGCCGTGCTGGCCGCGCTGGAAGCCGACCCGATGCAGCTGGCCGATCAGCTCGACTGGGTGGCGAAGTACCAGCTGCTGCGCGCCTACGCCGATCGTCACGGCTTGGCGTGGGGCGACGCCCGGCTGGCCGCCATGGACCTGCAGTACCACGACCTGCGGCCCACCAGGTCGCTGTTCGCGCGCCTGCCCATGCAGCGCCTGGTCGCCGAGGAGGCGGCGGAGGCGGCCATGACCGAGCCTCCCCGGGAGACCCGTGCCTACTTCCGGGGCGCGTGCCTCCAGAAGTGGGGGGCCGACATCGTGGCCGCCAACTGGGACTCTCTCGTGTTCGACGTCGGCGCCGAGCCCCTGCGCCGGGTGCCGATGATGGAACCGCTCCGTGGAACGGCCGCCCACGTTGGTACCTTGATCGCCGAGTGCGACACGGCGGCCGAGCTCCTCGACCGCCTGGCCTCGTAG
- a CDS encoding MoaD/ThiS family protein has product MKVVLRNPRREVEVEGPMRVHALLERLECNRESVLVIRNDTLVPGDTLLDDGDVVEIRPVISGGAG; this is encoded by the coding sequence ATGAAGGTCGTGCTCCGGAACCCGCGACGCGAGGTCGAGGTGGAGGGGCCGATGCGTGTTCACGCGCTGCTGGAGCGGCTCGAGTGCAACCGGGAGTCGGTGCTCGTGATCCGCAACGACACGCTCGTCCCCGGCGACACCCTCCTCGACGACGGCGACGTGGTGGAGATCCGGCCGGTGATCTCGGGGGGCGCCGGGTGA
- the dacB gene encoding D-alanyl-D-alanine carboxypeptidase/D-alanyl-D-alanine-endopeptidase, with amino-acid sequence MRVRRHHVRRALVWLAVPSLLVGLAGFSVAMAADAESLAASPPPAGARAPAAGTPILSLRRVPEVLVAPVADRRLRAELDAYAQALPGGACLVVAVDGERIAERDPDVALIPASNQKLLTALAALDVLGSETRLTTQVLAAAPPAGGVVEGDLFLVGGGDPLLMTADYAATLRRQPQLRTPVEQLADDVVAAGVREVRGAVVGDESRFDQVRTVPSWPSSYLAERQVGPLTALSVNDGFSSFRPNPEPAADPAASAAAVLADLLRQRGVVIRDGARSGQAPAGAATVASIPSAPLREVVGEMLAESDNGTAELLLKEIGRVGAGSASTAAGVQVTAAALGARGLPLSGSVPVDGSGLDRGNLVTCSLLDGILRAAGPSSDLGQGLAVAGQRGTLGARFRGTAAEGRLLGKTGSIREVSSLSGFVTAAAGHTLTFALVVNGPEADRQGFALQDALVDILARYPDAPSVEQLGPLPAGAPGA; translated from the coding sequence ATGCGCGTGCGTCGCCACCACGTCCGCCGGGCCCTCGTGTGGCTCGCTGTCCCGAGCCTGCTCGTCGGGCTGGCCGGGTTCTCCGTGGCCATGGCGGCCGACGCCGAGAGCCTCGCCGCGAGCCCCCCGCCGGCCGGGGCGCGGGCCCCGGCGGCCGGCACGCCGATCCTGTCCCTCCGCCGGGTGCCCGAGGTCCTGGTCGCACCGGTGGCCGACCGCCGGCTCCGGGCCGAGCTCGATGCCTACGCGCAGGCGCTTCCCGGGGGTGCGTGCCTCGTCGTCGCCGTCGACGGCGAGCGCATCGCCGAGCGCGACCCCGACGTCGCGCTGATCCCGGCCTCGAACCAGAAGCTGCTCACCGCCCTGGCCGCGCTCGACGTGCTGGGGTCCGAGACCCGCCTCACCACGCAGGTCCTGGCGGCCGCTCCGCCCGCCGGTGGGGTCGTCGAGGGCGATCTGTTCCTCGTGGGAGGGGGCGACCCCCTCCTCATGACGGCCGACTACGCGGCCACGCTCCGCCGGCAGCCGCAGCTGCGGACCCCCGTCGAGCAGCTCGCCGACGACGTGGTCGCGGCCGGGGTGCGCGAGGTGCGGGGGGCGGTCGTGGGCGACGAGTCCCGCTTCGACCAGGTCCGCACTGTGCCCAGCTGGCCGTCGAGCTACCTGGCCGAGCGCCAGGTCGGCCCGCTCACCGCGCTGTCCGTGAACGACGGCTTCTCCTCGTTCCGGCCCAACCCCGAACCGGCGGCCGACCCGGCGGCGTCGGCGGCCGCGGTGCTCGCCGACCTGCTGCGCCAGCGGGGCGTGGTGATCCGCGACGGCGCCCGATCCGGCCAGGCGCCCGCCGGGGCCGCCACCGTGGCGTCGATCCCGTCGGCGCCGCTCCGCGAGGTCGTCGGCGAGATGCTGGCCGAGAGCGACAACGGCACGGCCGAGCTGCTGCTCAAGGAGATCGGCCGGGTGGGCGCGGGCAGCGCCAGCACCGCGGCGGGCGTCCAGGTGACGGCGGCCGCGCTGGGAGCGCGGGGCCTGCCGCTGAGCGGCTCGGTCCCGGTCGACGGCTCCGGGCTCGACCGGGGCAACCTCGTCACCTGCTCGCTGCTCGATGGCATCCTCCGGGCGGCGGGCCCGTCGTCTGACCTCGGCCAGGGGCTGGCCGTGGCCGGCCAGCGCGGCACCCTCGGTGCCCGGTTCCGGGGCACGGCGGCGGAGGGGCGCCTGCTGGGCAAGACCGGCTCCATCCGCGAGGTGTCGTCGCTCAGCGGGTTCGTCACCGCCGCCGCCGGCCACACCCTGACGTTCGCCCTGGTGGTCAACGGGCCCGAGGCCGATCGCCAGGGGTTCGCCCTGCAGGACGCCCTCGTCGACATCCTCGCCCGCTACCCCGACGCCCCCTCGGTCGAGCAGCTCGGCCCTCTCCCGGCGGGGGCGCCCGGCGCCTGA
- a CDS encoding ubiquitin-like protein Pup — MSEREQKRRTAPARQDEVVEDEVAPSKQGEKIKAELDDLLDEIDEVLEDNAEEFVKSYVQKGGQ; from the coding sequence ATGAGCGAGCGAGAGCAGAAGCGCAGGACCGCCCCTGCCCGACAGGACGAGGTCGTCGAGGACGAGGTCGCGCCGTCGAAGCAGGGCGAGAAGATCAAGGCCGAGCTGGACGACCTCCTCGACGAGATCGACGAGGTCCTCGAGGACAACGCCGAGGAGTTCGTGAAGTCCTACGTCCAGAAGGGCGGCCAGTAG
- a CDS encoding tRNA(Ile)-lysidine synthetase, whose translation MKCRVCREPAVIDVRRHNANFCVDHFLRLCRDQVARAIEQFDMIATGERVLVAVSGGKDSLALWDLLLELGYEADGLYLGLGIGDYSAASGRHARAFAADRGARLLEVDLPAAYGYDIPGGARAARRAPCSACGLSKRHLFDEAALDGGYDAVATGHNLDDEAAVLFGNVLRWNTEYLGRQLPVLPARPGFPRKVKPLVRLSERETAAYCILRGIDYIVDECPMADGNRHLGYKEALNAVECQSPGSKHDFYFGFLARASGRFTADTLAERDELGACLVCGAPTSGEVCAFCRLVERAGGHPPTGRAVRLGPPGEPAP comes from the coding sequence GTGAAGTGCCGGGTGTGCCGGGAGCCCGCGGTGATCGACGTCCGCCGGCACAACGCCAACTTCTGCGTCGACCACTTCCTGCGCCTCTGCCGGGACCAGGTGGCGCGGGCCATCGAGCAGTTCGACATGATCGCCACCGGCGAGCGGGTGCTGGTGGCGGTGTCGGGCGGCAAGGACTCGCTGGCCCTCTGGGACCTCCTCCTCGAGCTCGGGTACGAGGCCGATGGCCTCTACCTCGGGCTCGGGATCGGTGACTACAGCGCGGCGTCGGGCCGCCACGCCCGAGCCTTCGCGGCCGACCGGGGTGCGCGCCTGCTCGAGGTCGACCTCCCCGCGGCGTACGGCTACGACATCCCCGGCGGCGCCCGCGCCGCCCGCCGTGCACCCTGCTCGGCCTGCGGGCTCTCCAAGCGCCACCTGTTCGACGAGGCGGCCCTCGACGGCGGCTACGACGCGGTCGCGACCGGGCACAACCTCGACGACGAGGCGGCCGTGCTGTTCGGCAACGTGCTCCGGTGGAACACCGAGTACCTGGGCCGCCAGCTGCCCGTGCTCCCGGCCCGGCCGGGGTTCCCCCGCAAGGTGAAGCCGCTGGTGCGCTTGTCCGAACGGGAGACGGCCGCCTACTGCATCCTGCGCGGCATCGACTACATCGTCGACGAGTGCCCGATGGCCGACGGGAACCGCCACCTCGGCTACAAGGAGGCGCTGAACGCGGTCGAGTGCCAGTCGCCGGGCAGCAAGCACGACTTCTACTTCGGCTTCCTGGCCCGGGCCTCAGGCCGCTTCACCGCCGACACCCTGGCCGAGCGGGACGAGCTCGGGGCCTGCCTGGTCTGCGGGGCGCCCACGTCGGGCGAGGTGTGCGCCTTCTGCCGCCTCGTCGAGCGCGCGGGCGGGCACCCGCCGACCGGCCGGGCCGTCCGCCTCGGGCCGCCGGGCGAGCCGGCCCCGTGA
- a CDS encoding tRNA (adenine-N1)-methyltransferase encodes MSRLFRPGERVLLVDAKHRRYLVTLEPEGAFHSHAGVVAHDELLGQVEGTVVRSTRGARFTAFRPTLADFVLKMPRGAQVIYPKDLGPLLILADVFPGARILESGVGSGALSMTLLRAGAEVVGYEVRDDFAARARDNVVAFLGEGALARYRVEIRDCYQGIAEAGLDRVVLDLPEPWQVVGPAAEALHAGGLLVAYTPTIGQAASLREALARSPFAEAETIEVLQRSWHIEGQSVRPDHRMVAHTGFLTRARLLGGDL; translated from the coding sequence GTGAGCCGCCTGTTCCGGCCGGGTGAGCGGGTGCTCCTGGTCGACGCCAAGCACCGGCGCTACCTCGTCACCCTCGAGCCCGAAGGTGCGTTCCACTCGCACGCAGGGGTCGTGGCCCACGACGAGCTGCTGGGCCAGGTCGAGGGCACGGTGGTGCGGTCGACCCGGGGCGCGCGCTTCACCGCGTTCCGCCCGACCCTCGCCGACTTCGTGCTGAAGATGCCCCGGGGGGCGCAGGTGATCTACCCGAAGGACCTGGGCCCGCTGCTGATCCTGGCCGATGTGTTCCCCGGGGCGCGGATCCTCGAGTCGGGCGTGGGCTCGGGGGCCCTGTCGATGACGCTGCTGCGCGCCGGCGCCGAGGTGGTCGGCTACGAGGTGCGGGACGACTTCGCGGCGCGAGCCCGCGACAACGTGGTCGCGTTCCTGGGCGAGGGTGCCCTGGCCCGGTACCGGGTCGAGATCCGCGACTGCTACCAGGGCATCGCGGAAGCCGGCCTGGACCGGGTCGTGCTCGACCTCCCCGAGCCGTGGCAGGTGGTCGGGCCGGCCGCCGAGGCGCTGCACGCCGGCGGGCTGCTGGTGGCCTACACCCCGACGATCGGCCAGGCCGCCTCGCTGCGTGAGGCGCTGGCGCGCAGCCCCTTCGCCGAGGCCGAGACGATCGAGGTGCTGCAGCGGTCGTGGCACATCGAGGGCCAGTCCGTCCGGCCCGACCACCGGATGGTCGCCCACACCGGCTTCCTCACCCGGGCGCGCCTCCTCGGCGGCGACCTGTGA
- the arc gene encoding proteasome ATPase — protein sequence MVAVNEPEFERRLAAYEGEIEELREHAKALEEEVISLRRKLQEAPKRVRTLEERLLETKGQLAQAVSQNEKLSYTLREARDHIATLREEVDKLTQPPSAYGTFLGRNDDGTADVLSGGRKMRVSTHPDLDDEALVRGQEVVLNDSLNVVLARGPERAGEVVTLKEVLDGGDRAMVVGRADEERVVELAESLRDQKLRSGDTLLMDARSGLLLERLPRPEVEELVLEEVPDVTYADVGGLDGQIEQIADAVELPFLHPDLFAEHRLPAPKGILLYGPPGCGKTLIAKAVANSLARKVAEATGDEQARSYFLNIKGPELLNKYVGETERQIRLVFQRAREKSEEGWPVIVFFDEMDSMFRTRGTGISSDMESTIVPQLLAEIDGVETLRNVIVIGASNREDLIDPAILRPGRLDVKIKIERPDEGAATQIFGRYLTTDLPLAASEVTSLGGGDRQRAIDVMIERTVAEMYTTDDRNRFLEVTYQNGDKEVMYFKDFSSGAMIENIVRRAKKLAIKRVLAGGPKGIGTDDLLASIHQEFKEHEDLPNTTNPDDWAKISGKKGERIVYVRTLIATEQEATGGRSIERVATGQYL from the coding sequence GTGGTTGCCGTCAACGAGCCCGAGTTCGAACGCCGGCTTGCGGCCTACGAGGGCGAGATCGAGGAACTCCGCGAGCACGCCAAGGCCCTCGAGGAGGAGGTCATCTCGCTGCGGCGCAAGCTGCAGGAGGCCCCCAAGCGCGTCCGCACCCTCGAAGAGCGGCTCCTGGAGACCAAGGGCCAGCTGGCCCAGGCCGTGTCGCAGAACGAGAAGCTCTCGTACACGCTCCGCGAGGCGCGCGATCACATCGCCACCCTCCGCGAGGAGGTCGACAAGCTCACCCAGCCCCCGTCGGCGTACGGCACGTTCCTCGGCCGCAACGACGACGGCACCGCCGACGTCCTGTCCGGTGGGCGCAAGATGAGGGTGTCGACGCACCCCGACCTCGACGACGAGGCGCTGGTCCGGGGCCAGGAGGTCGTGCTCAACGACTCGCTCAACGTCGTGCTGGCCCGGGGCCCCGAGCGCGCGGGTGAGGTCGTGACCCTCAAGGAGGTCCTGGACGGCGGCGACCGGGCCATGGTCGTCGGCCGGGCCGACGAGGAGCGGGTGGTGGAGCTGGCCGAGAGCCTGCGCGACCAGAAGCTCCGCTCCGGCGACACGCTCCTCATGGACGCCCGCTCCGGCCTCCTGCTGGAGCGCCTGCCCCGCCCGGAGGTCGAGGAGCTGGTGCTCGAGGAGGTGCCCGACGTCACCTACGCCGACGTGGGCGGCCTCGACGGGCAGATCGAGCAGATCGCCGACGCGGTCGAGCTGCCGTTCCTGCATCCGGACCTGTTCGCGGAGCACCGGCTCCCCGCGCCCAAGGGGATCCTGCTGTACGGGCCGCCCGGGTGCGGCAAGACCCTGATCGCCAAGGCCGTCGCCAACTCCCTGGCCAGGAAGGTGGCCGAGGCCACCGGCGACGAGCAGGCCCGGAGCTACTTCTTGAACATCAAGGGCCCGGAGCTGCTCAACAAGTACGTGGGCGAGACCGAGCGCCAGATCCGCCTGGTGTTCCAGCGGGCCCGCGAGAAGAGCGAGGAGGGCTGGCCGGTCATCGTCTTCTTCGACGAGATGGACTCGATGTTCCGCACCCGCGGCACGGGCATCTCGTCCGACATGGAGAGCACGATCGTCCCGCAGCTGCTCGCCGAGATCGACGGGGTCGAGACGCTCCGCAACGTGATCGTGATCGGCGCCTCGAACCGTGAGGACCTGATCGACCCCGCCATCCTGCGGCCGGGGCGGCTCGACGTGAAGATCAAGATCGAGCGTCCCGACGAGGGCGCGGCCACCCAGATCTTCGGCCGCTACCTCACGACCGACCTGCCCCTCGCCGCGTCGGAAGTGACCTCGCTCGGCGGCGGTGACCGCCAGCGGGCGATCGACGTCATGATCGAGCGGACGGTCGCCGAGATGTACACGACCGACGACCGGAACCGGTTCCTCGAGGTCACGTACCAGAACGGCGACAAGGAGGTCATGTACTTCAAGGACTTCTCCTCGGGCGCCATGATCGAGAACATCGTCCGGCGGGCCAAGAAGCTGGCGATCAAGCGGGTGCTCGCCGGTGGCCCCAAGGGCATCGGCACCGACGACCTCCTGGCGTCCATCCACCAGGAGTTCAAGGAGCACGAAGACCTCCCCAACACCACCAACCCGGACGACTGGGCCAAGATCTCCGGCAAGAAGGGCGAGCGCATCGTCTACGTCCGCACGCTCATCGCCACCGAGCAGGAGGCCACCGGCGGCCGGTCCATCGAGCGGGTGGCCACCGGGCAGTACCTCTGA
- a CDS encoding MarP family serine protease codes for MNVLDVVILLVVVSAGIGGYRLGFLTRITSWVGLGLGLLLGARLLPPLLRAMPDAGQAELFFVAAGVLVGSGLVGQALGLLVGSRIQQELPGPGARHTDRVAGGAAAVVGVLLAVWLLLPAMAAVPEWPARQARTSVIARALHDALPEPPDTLQALRRLVGADQFPQVLSGLQAAPDLGPPPASSGLGVELAGRVAESTVKVEGDACRRVQQGSGFAVGSDLVMTNAHVVAGEDDTTVLTLDGRRVAGTVVAFDPERDVAVLSVPGLDEQPLGLADAQIGDRGAVFGHPGGGDLRLAPYEIARQLRAVGKDLYDRRTTTRDVYFLAAALRPGDSGAPLIDPSGQVVGMAFAIAPDRSDVAYALTVSELQAVLDGPLDGPVDTGPCLA; via the coding sequence ATGAACGTCCTCGACGTGGTGATCCTGCTCGTGGTGGTGTCCGCCGGCATCGGTGGCTACCGGCTCGGCTTCCTCACCCGCATCACCTCGTGGGTGGGCCTGGGGCTCGGCCTGCTGCTCGGCGCCCGTCTCCTGCCACCCCTGCTGCGGGCCATGCCCGACGCCGGCCAGGCCGAGCTCTTCTTCGTGGCCGCCGGCGTCCTGGTGGGCAGCGGGCTGGTGGGCCAGGCGCTCGGGTTGCTGGTCGGCTCGCGGATCCAGCAGGAGCTGCCGGGCCCGGGGGCCCGGCACACCGATCGGGTCGCCGGGGGAGCGGCCGCAGTGGTCGGCGTGCTCCTCGCCGTGTGGCTCCTGCTCCCGGCGATGGCGGCCGTGCCGGAGTGGCCGGCCCGGCAGGCCCGCACGTCGGTGATCGCCCGTGCGCTCCACGACGCCCTGCCCGAGCCGCCCGACACGCTCCAGGCCCTCCGGCGGCTGGTGGGCGCGGACCAGTTCCCCCAGGTGCTCAGCGGGCTCCAGGCCGCACCCGACCTCGGCCCGCCCCCGGCGAGCAGCGGCCTGGGGGTCGAGCTGGCCGGCAGGGTCGCCGAGTCGACGGTGAAGGTGGAGGGCGATGCCTGCCGGCGGGTGCAGCAGGGGAGCGGCTTCGCGGTGGGCTCCGACCTGGTGATGACCAACGCGCACGTCGTGGCGGGCGAGGACGACACGACGGTGCTCACGCTCGACGGTCGCCGGGTGGCGGGCACCGTCGTCGCCTTCGACCCCGAGCGTGACGTCGCCGTGCTGTCGGTGCCGGGGCTCGACGAGCAGCCGCTCGGGCTGGCCGACGCCCAGATCGGCGACCGTGGGGCCGTGTTCGGGCACCCGGGTGGCGGCGACCTGCGCCTGGCCCCCTACGAGATCGCCCGCCAGCTGCGGGCGGTGGGCAAGGACCTCTACGACCGCCGGACGACGACACGCGACGTGTACTTCCTGGCCGCCGCCCTCCGGCCGGGCGATTCGGGGGCCCCGCTGATCGACCCCAGCGGCCAGGTGGTGGGGATGGCGTTCGCCATCGCCCCTGACCGCTCCGACGTCGCCTACGCCCTCACCGTGTCCGAGCTGCAGGCCGTGCTCGACGGCCCCCTCGACGGGCCGGTCGACACCGGCCCGTGCCTGGCCTGA